One genomic window of Candidatus Nitrospira inopinata includes the following:
- a CDS encoding methyl-accepting chemotaxis protein, with the protein MARYWRWINESIESWFGNLKVLHKLMIGVVVVGVMMSLLVLIGLSGIDRLKSDMDSASVRPISALSQISMSGNNLALYQSVLPGLGRHTNKADFDDAVGKLGELKRQTFAPLDVYEAEVSRESVAGAEDGKRITVLRRSLNDYFVAAEGAIGTLADGFNESLEDDERRAIKDVGLLAISGDVAAKQRKVTVQIHELMIKIRESAREANEKIRAEADDYADSLLIGWACALLLGSGVGYVSARRVSRNVGRMADVVGQAVAGNLQARARSEGYDELGRLAKTLNILLERTASFVSAEEDRDRLQKRLKRFQTLMAEVVKGDLSKRGEVTPDVVGDVAQEFNLMIQKFSQLLLHVRESAERVSKSAGILRDYGGRTSETAGHRSEEALKALETVERLVMSMRRVSEIARASSESAREAIEAVEEGRIAAGDPSQGFEDIRDFVRRATAQIKALDDRCSNIGHLASTIQEAAGRTTLLVLNAAIDAIGAGEAGDRFAVVADQVKNLAQSSMRAARDVVDLAKAVQNEARSVVSAMEREMGLMATRRLPVAHTKDPFHHISAFAQRSRDFAGTIASAVAEQASSIDAVGRFVKDVIEEANAAQLAMDRARAAVEDVDKSAESVTASVARFRLA; encoded by the coding sequence ATGGCAAGGTATTGGCGGTGGATAAATGAGTCGATTGAATCTTGGTTCGGGAATCTCAAAGTCCTTCACAAATTGATGATAGGGGTCGTGGTTGTCGGTGTCATGATGAGCCTTCTTGTCTTGATCGGGTTGAGCGGCATCGATCGCCTAAAAAGCGATATGGATTCCGCTTCCGTCCGGCCCATTTCGGCCCTCTCGCAGATTTCGATGAGCGGCAACAATTTGGCCCTGTATCAAAGCGTGTTGCCGGGCCTGGGTCGGCACACCAACAAGGCGGACTTTGACGACGCCGTCGGCAAGCTTGGCGAGTTAAAGCGGCAGACGTTCGCGCCACTGGACGTCTATGAAGCAGAGGTAAGCAGAGAGTCGGTCGCAGGAGCCGAAGACGGCAAACGTATAACCGTGCTCCGCCGGTCTCTCAACGACTATTTCGTCGCGGCCGAAGGGGCGATCGGAACGCTCGCCGACGGTTTCAACGAGTCACTGGAGGATGATGAGAGGCGGGCGATAAAAGACGTCGGCCTGCTCGCGATCTCCGGAGACGTTGCGGCGAAGCAGCGCAAGGTCACCGTGCAAATTCACGAGTTGATGATCAAGATTCGGGAATCGGCGAGGGAGGCGAACGAGAAAATACGGGCGGAGGCGGATGATTATGCCGATTCGCTGTTGATCGGATGGGCGTGCGCCCTCCTTCTGGGAAGCGGCGTCGGATATGTGTCGGCCCGCCGTGTCTCCCGAAACGTCGGGCGCATGGCCGACGTCGTCGGACAAGCCGTTGCGGGGAATCTGCAGGCCCGTGCTCGATCGGAAGGGTATGATGAATTGGGCCGTCTGGCCAAGACGCTCAACATCCTGTTGGAGCGGACAGCGTCGTTTGTGTCGGCCGAAGAAGACCGGGATCGGCTGCAGAAACGGCTGAAGCGGTTCCAAACGTTGATGGCGGAGGTTGTGAAGGGAGATTTGAGCAAACGAGGGGAGGTCACGCCCGACGTCGTGGGCGACGTCGCGCAAGAATTCAATCTCATGATTCAGAAATTTTCGCAATTGCTGCTGCACGTTCGCGAATCGGCGGAGCGGGTATCAAAATCGGCGGGCATCCTGCGGGACTATGGCGGTCGAACGTCGGAGACAGCCGGACATCGGAGCGAGGAGGCTCTCAAGGCGCTTGAGACGGTCGAACGGTTGGTGATGTCCATGCGACGGGTTTCTGAAATCGCAAGAGCTTCGTCTGAATCGGCACGAGAAGCGATTGAGGCCGTGGAGGAGGGGAGAATTGCCGCGGGAGATCCATCGCAAGGCTTTGAGGATATTCGTGATTTCGTCCGGCGCGCGACGGCGCAGATCAAGGCGCTCGACGATCGCTGTTCGAACATCGGGCATCTGGCGTCGACGATTCAAGAGGCGGCTGGCCGGACGACCCTTCTCGTGTTGAACGCGGCCATCGACGCCATCGGTGCGGGAGAGGCAGGCGACCGTTTTGCCGTCGTGGCCGATCAGGTGAAAAACCTGGCTCAAAGCTCGATGCGGGCCGCGCGAGACGTCGTGGATTTGGCGAAAGCCGTGCAAAACGAGGCGCGAAGCGTCGTCTCCGCCATGGAGCGAGAGATGGGCCTCATGGCGACCAGGAGACTTCCCGTGGCCCACACGAAAGACCCGTTCCACCACATTTCGGCGTTTGCGCAACGATCTCGCGATTTTGCCGGAACCATTGCCTCGGCCGTTGCGGAGCAAGCGTCTTCGATCGACGCGGTCGGCCGGTTCGTCAAAGACGTGATCGAGGAAGCCAACGCCGCGCAACTCGCAATGGACAGAGCGCGGGCCGCAGTGGAGGACGTAGATAAATCGGCGGAGAGTGTGACGGCTTCCGTCGCTCGATTCAGGCTGGCCTGA